In Leptospira ellinghausenii, a single window of DNA contains:
- a CDS encoding SH3 domain-containing protein, producing MNKKNISIIIFILFLSCKNHERFESEKEEFAIVTASILNSRKNPDLKSDIVGKFSFGSPIFINSKDSFEDTIDGEKGKWIKEKVTNGYIFSKYLIITSGSILKLKGVVDICNFPCGGSCFIPPGDLYLVGDFYIEIDDHMDYLPEDRTPCSTIRIGNWKQDKNEFQFSSPIKYAGFNGKNNHCRITFLSNLEKIGDKIILDHLKKPFNLKKMSDSKGTYYIINNKTIHDRSKYHEYCSEQSLHDKVIEVFDSYYIDEKIDRNNLFSNYSNKFNEKISE from the coding sequence ATGAATAAAAAAAACATATCTATAATAATTTTTATTCTCTTTTTAAGCTGTAAAAATCATGAAAGATTTGAATCCGAAAAAGAAGAATTTGCAATTGTTACTGCTTCAATTCTAAATTCTAGAAAAAATCCTGATCTCAAATCGGATATAGTTGGAAAATTCTCTTTTGGTTCTCCAATATTTATTAATTCTAAGGATTCTTTTGAAGATACTATTGATGGTGAAAAAGGAAAATGGATTAAAGAGAAAGTAACAAATGGATATATATTTAGTAAATATTTAATAATTACTTCTGGAAGTATCCTAAAACTTAAGGGTGTTGTCGATATTTGCAACTTTCCTTGTGGTGGTAGCTGTTTTATTCCACCTGGAGATCTATATTTAGTCGGTGATTTCTATATAGAGATAGATGATCACATGGATTATCTTCCAGAAGATAGAACCCCTTGCTCTACTATTAGAATTGGTAACTGGAAGCAAGACAAGAATGAATTTCAATTTTCCTCGCCAATCAAATATGCCGGCTTTAATGGGAAAAATAACCATTGTAGGATTACATTCTTAAGTAATTTAGAAAAAATTGGTGATAAAATCATTTTGGATCATTTGAAAAAACCTTTCAATTTAAAAAAAATGTCCGATTCAAAAGGAACTTATTACATTATAAATAACAAAACGATTCATGATCGTTCCAAATATCATGAATATTGTTCTGAACAATCTTTACATGACAAAGTAATCGAAGTTTTCGATTCATATTATATTGATGAAAAAATCGACAGAAATAATCTTTTTTCCAACTATTCGAATAAATTTAATGAGAAAATTAGTGAATAA